Proteins from a single region of Salipiger sp. H15:
- a CDS encoding DUF3422 domain-containing protein, translated as MPPIQDHPLRYELANELHARPFPSLEVPCRAIYLAIKRPNDAASRDRNEDLAHLIDLLDRHGAQHPQPDARHYAGRIGKADIKWELHTEFVTYTAFLPGLGDVPFDPRDLGIFPSDWLETMPGVRMTSALIRVEHRPADTAKMNAALAEWFVPDSIAVSRMLDDALVVAGDFRIDPAGHQRFAVFVSPGVGAQRVGRVVQRICEIEVYKTMAMLGFTRVSAIRADLTRIDENLTRLSTEMTHGDAPEEEVLKALLGVSSELETVQAQSAFRLSATAAYEALVNQRIAVLREERFEGRQTFREFMARRFEPAMRTVKSSEKRLADMSARAMRAGELLRTSVEVKRSAQNQEILASLDRRADQQLQLQTTVEGLSVVAISYYAVSLVGYLLYPLADAVGISKGTLTAMAVLPVVVLVWFGIRRIRHSVH; from the coding sequence ATGCCGCCCATCCAGGATCACCCGCTGCGCTACGAGCTTGCCAACGAGCTTCACGCAAGACCCTTTCCCTCGCTCGAGGTGCCGTGCCGGGCGATCTACCTCGCGATCAAGCGGCCCAACGATGCTGCCTCGCGCGACCGGAACGAGGACCTCGCGCACCTGATCGACCTGCTCGACCGGCACGGGGCGCAGCACCCGCAGCCCGACGCCCGGCACTACGCCGGGCGGATCGGCAAGGCCGACATCAAGTGGGAGCTGCACACCGAGTTCGTGACCTACACCGCCTTCCTGCCGGGGCTCGGCGACGTGCCCTTCGATCCGCGCGACCTCGGGATCTTCCCCAGCGACTGGCTCGAGACCATGCCCGGCGTGCGGATGACCTCGGCGCTGATCCGCGTCGAGCACCGCCCGGCCGACACGGCGAAGATGAATGCCGCGCTTGCCGAGTGGTTCGTGCCCGACAGCATCGCCGTGAGCCGGATGCTCGACGACGCGCTGGTGGTGGCGGGGGACTTCCGCATCGACCCGGCGGGGCACCAGCGCTTTGCCGTCTTCGTCAGCCCGGGCGTCGGCGCGCAGCGGGTGGGCCGCGTCGTGCAGCGCATCTGCGAGATCGAGGTCTACAAGACCATGGCCATGCTCGGCTTCACCCGGGTCAGCGCGATCCGCGCCGACCTGACCCGCATCGACGAGAACCTCACCCGGCTCTCGACCGAGATGACCCATGGCGATGCCCCCGAAGAGGAGGTGCTGAAGGCGCTGCTCGGCGTGTCGTCGGAGCTCGAGACGGTGCAGGCGCAGAGCGCCTTCCGGCTTTCCGCCACCGCCGCCTACGAGGCGCTGGTCAACCAGCGCATCGCCGTGCTGCGCGAGGAACGCTTCGAGGGGCGGCAGACCTTCCGCGAGTTCATGGCCCGGCGGTTCGAGCCCGCCATGCGCACGGTCAAGAGCAGCGAGAAGCGGCTGGCCGACATGTCGGCGCGGGCGATGCGCGCGGGCGAGCTGCTGCGCACCAGCGTCGAGGTCAAGCGCTCGGCGCAGAACCAGGAGATCCTCGCCAGCCTCGACCGTCGCGCCGACCAGCAGTTGCAGTTGCAGACCACGGTCGAGGGGCTGTCGGTGGTGGCGATCTCCTACTACGCGGTCTCGCTGGTGGGCTACCTGCTCTACCCGCTGGCGGACGCGGTCGGCATCTCGAAGGGCACGCTCACCGCCATGGCGGTGCTGCCGGTCGTGGTGCTGGTCTGGTTCGGGATCCGGCGCATCCGGCACTCGGTCCACTAG
- a CDS encoding glycosyl transferase has product MHANIFCIKWGTAFGPEYVNRLYSGVRRHMDRPVRFFCMTEHAEGLHPDIEIIDLPVEPFAEPMAAALAVANRQGAMRKVSLFRPGLVPDLEGPVLGFDLDVVITGPLGEIHDLAPGTIAMRHDWTEKRKGRPTGHGSVFRFDPAQHGFLYEDLAANAYAEVERARGSEQRYTSHKAMDRGVFTYIPDPWVVSFKYDCNPFPGNWLRAPRLPEDARVVCFHGHPKMPEALEGYGGSLIRHSKPCAWLREHWIDRARADLGPEWA; this is encoded by the coding sequence ATGCACGCCAATATCTTCTGCATCAAATGGGGCACGGCCTTTGGCCCGGAATACGTGAACCGGCTCTATTCCGGCGTGCGTCGCCACATGGACCGGCCGGTGCGCTTCTTCTGCATGACCGAGCACGCCGAGGGGCTGCACCCCGACATCGAGATCATCGACCTGCCGGTCGAGCCCTTCGCCGAGCCCATGGCCGCCGCGCTCGCCGTGGCCAACCGGCAGGGCGCGATGCGCAAGGTCTCGCTGTTCCGCCCCGGGCTCGTGCCCGATCTCGAGGGGCCGGTGCTGGGCTTCGATCTCGACGTCGTGATCACCGGCCCGCTCGGTGAGATTCACGATCTTGCGCCCGGCACCATCGCCATGCGCCACGACTGGACGGAAAAGCGCAAGGGCCGGCCCACCGGGCACGGCTCGGTCTTCCGCTTCGACCCGGCGCAACATGGCTTCCTCTACGAGGATCTGGCCGCCAACGCCTATGCCGAGGTCGAGAGGGCCCGCGGCTCCGAGCAGCGCTACACCTCGCACAAGGCGATGGATCGTGGCGTTTTCACTTATATCCCCGACCCTTGGGTCGTGTCCTTCAAGTATGACTGCAACCCGTTCCCGGGCAACTGGCTGCGCGCGCCGCGCCTGCCCGAGGACGCCCGCGTGGTCTGCTTCCATGGCCATCCCAAAATGCCCGAGGCGCTCGAGGGCTATGGCGGCAGCCTGATCCGCCATTCGAAGCCCTGCGCCTGGCTGCGCGAGCACTGGATCGACCGCGCACGCGCGGATCTCGGCCCGGAATGGGCCTGA
- the fabF gene encoding beta-ketoacyl-ACP synthase II, with amino-acid sequence MRRVVVTGLGLVTPLADGVEKSWERILGGQSGAGPIKGFDTTGLTTTYACEVPLGDGSDGTFNADAYLEPKEQRKVDTFILFGMAAAQQAVEDSGWMPTGKEDQERTGVLIGSGIGGLNSIANTAVMMEEKGPRRVSPFFVPGALINLISGQVSIKYGFRGPNHSVVTACSTGAHAIGDAMRLIRYGDADVMVAGGAEAAICRIGIAGFNACKALSTKRADDPTKASRPYDADRDGFVMGEGAGIVVLEEYEHAKARGAKIYAEVLGYGLSGDAYHITAPSEDGDGALRSMTAALKSAGLEPGQIDYINAHGTSTMADTIELGAVEKLLGEHASSVTMSSTKSATGHLLGAAGAIEAIFSILAIRDQVAPPTINLDNPAVETPIDLAPNAKRARKIDYALSNSFGFGGTNASVIFGKVS; translated from the coding sequence ATGCGTCGCGTTGTGGTTACCGGGCTGGGGCTTGTCACGCCGCTGGCGGACGGTGTCGAGAAAAGCTGGGAACGTATTCTGGGCGGGCAATCCGGTGCCGGGCCGATCAAGGGCTTCGACACCACGGGCCTCACCACCACCTATGCCTGCGAAGTTCCGCTCGGCGATGGCTCTGACGGCACGTTCAACGCCGATGCCTACCTCGAGCCGAAAGAGCAGCGCAAGGTCGACACCTTCATCCTCTTCGGCATGGCGGCCGCGCAGCAGGCGGTCGAGGATTCCGGCTGGATGCCGACAGGGAAGGAAGACCAGGAACGCACCGGCGTGCTGATCGGCTCGGGCATCGGCGGGCTCAACTCGATCGCCAACACCGCCGTCATGATGGAAGAGAAGGGCCCGCGCCGCGTGTCGCCGTTCTTCGTTCCGGGCGCGCTGATCAACCTCATCTCGGGCCAGGTCTCGATCAAGTACGGCTTCCGCGGACCGAACCACTCGGTGGTGACCGCCTGCTCGACCGGCGCCCATGCCATCGGCGACGCGATGCGCCTGATCCGCTACGGCGATGCCGACGTGATGGTCGCGGGCGGCGCCGAGGCGGCGATCTGCCGGATCGGCATCGCCGGCTTCAACGCCTGCAAGGCGCTCTCGACCAAGCGCGCCGACGATCCCACCAAGGCCAGCCGCCCCTATGACGCCGACCGCGACGGTTTCGTCATGGGCGAGGGCGCGGGCATCGTCGTGCTCGAGGAATACGAGCACGCCAAGGCGCGCGGCGCGAAGATCTACGCCGAGGTGCTCGGCTACGGCCTCTCGGGCGACGCCTATCACATCACCGCGCCTTCCGAGGATGGCGACGGCGCGCTGCGCTCGATGACCGCGGCGCTGAAGTCGGCCGGTCTCGAGCCGGGCCAGATCGACTACATCAACGCCCACGGCACCTCGACCATGGCCGACACGATCGAGCTTGGCGCGGTCGAGAAGCTGCTCGGCGAACATGCCTCCAGCGTGACCATGTCCTCGACCAAGTCGGCGACCGGCCACCTGCTCGGCGCCGCCGGTGCCATCGAGGCGATCTTCTCGATCCTTGCGATCCGCGACCAGGTCGCGCCGCCGACGATCAACCTCGACAACCCGGCGGTGGAAACGCCGATCGACCTCGCGCCCAATGCCAAGCGCGCACGCAAGATCGACTACGCGCTCTCCAACAGCTTCGGCTTCGGCGGCACCAACGCGAGCGTGATCTTCGGGAAGGTCAGCTGA
- the mltG gene encoding endolytic transglycosylase MltG codes for MWRNIASNAMTFLVVLVFLAGGLLLWAQNEYNAEGPLAQPICLQVQRGSNFGRVSRDLAEQGAVSSDMLFRLGADYTEKTGALKAGSYLVPERASMSQITEIVTKGGASTCGTEVVYRIGVNTAQVQVRELDPETGRYVERIEFDPASEEPRPEGYEAIRSEVGTRFRVALAEGVTSWKVIEELGLIDILEGEAGDRPAEGSLAPDSYEISPGDTRADLVARMTQAQEAILAEAWANRAEGVPYASPEEALVMASIVEKETGVAEERPLVASVFVNRLERGMRLQTDPTVIYGLTNGEGVLGRGLRQSELRKETPYNTYVIAGLPPTPIANPGRASIEAALNPAQSDFLYFVADGTGGHAFAATLEEHNRNVANWRKIEAEKPQGN; via the coding sequence ATGTGGCGCAACATCGCCTCAAACGCGATGACCTTCCTCGTCGTGCTCGTCTTCCTCGCCGGGGGCCTGCTGCTCTGGGCGCAGAACGAGTACAACGCGGAAGGGCCCCTGGCGCAGCCGATCTGCCTGCAGGTGCAGCGCGGCTCGAACTTCGGCCGCGTCTCGCGTGACCTTGCCGAACAGGGGGCGGTCAGCTCGGACATGCTGTTCCGCCTCGGCGCGGATTACACCGAGAAGACCGGCGCGCTGAAGGCGGGCTCCTACCTCGTGCCCGAGCGCGCCTCCATGTCGCAGATCACCGAGATCGTCACCAAGGGCGGCGCCTCGACCTGCGGCACCGAGGTGGTCTACCGCATTGGCGTGAACACGGCGCAGGTGCAGGTGCGCGAGCTCGACCCCGAGACCGGCCGCTACGTCGAGCGGATCGAGTTCGATCCCGCCAGCGAGGAGCCGCGCCCCGAGGGCTACGAGGCGATCCGCAGCGAGGTCGGCACGCGCTTCCGCGTGGCGCTGGCCGAGGGCGTGACCAGCTGGAAGGTGATCGAGGAGCTGGGCCTGATCGACATCCTCGAGGGCGAGGCCGGCGACCGGCCCGCCGAGGGCTCGCTCGCACCCGACAGCTACGAGATCAGCCCCGGCGACACGCGCGCCGACCTGGTCGCGCGGATGACCCAGGCGCAGGAGGCGATCCTCGCCGAGGCCTGGGCCAACCGTGCCGAGGGCGTGCCCTATGCCTCGCCCGAAGAGGCGCTGGTCATGGCCTCGATCGTCGAGAAGGAAACCGGTGTCGCCGAGGAGCGCCCGCTGGTGGCCTCGGTCTTCGTCAACCGGCTCGAGCGCGGCATGCGCCTGCAGACGGACCCAACGGTGATCTACGGCCTGACCAACGGCGAGGGCGTGCTGGGCCGTGGCCTGCGCCAGTCCGAGCTGCGCAAGGAGACGCCCTACAACACCTACGTGATCGCCGGCCTGCCGCCGACCCCGATCGCCAACCCGGGCCGCGCCAGCATCGAGGCGGCGCTGAACCCGGCGCAGTCCGACTTCCTCTACTTCGTGGCGGACGGCACCGGCGGCCATGCCTTCGCGGCGACGCTCGAAGAGCACAACCGCAACGTCGCCAACTGGCGCAAGATCGAGGCGGAGAAGCCGCAGGGCAACTGA
- the rsmA gene encoding 16S rRNA (adenine(1518)-N(6)/adenine(1519)-N(6))-dimethyltransferase RsmA: protein MSGIDGLPPLREVIATHQLSAKKSLGQNFLLDLNLTAKIARAAGDLSGMDVLEVGPGPGGLTRGLLAEGARRVLAVEKDERCLPALEEIARHYDGRLEVINGDALQVDPLEKLTPPIAICANLPYNVGTELLVRWLTPTDWPPFWSTLTLMFQREVAERIVAQPGSKAYGRLALLAQWRCEARIVISLPPSAFTPPPKVSSAVVHLKALPEPRYPADAKTLERVVAMAFNQRRKMLRAALKGLAPDIEEKLLAAGIEPTERAEQVSLEQFCALARVLKG, encoded by the coding sequence ATGAGCGGGATCGACGGCCTTCCTCCGCTGCGCGAGGTGATCGCGACGCACCAGCTCAGCGCCAAGAAGTCGCTGGGCCAGAACTTCCTGCTGGACCTCAACCTCACCGCCAAGATCGCGCGGGCGGCGGGGGATCTTTCGGGGATGGACGTGCTCGAGGTCGGCCCCGGTCCGGGCGGTCTCACCCGCGGGCTGCTGGCCGAGGGGGCACGCCGGGTGCTGGCGGTCGAGAAGGACGAACGCTGCCTGCCGGCGCTCGAAGAGATCGCGCGGCATTACGACGGGCGGCTCGAGGTGATCAACGGCGACGCGCTGCAGGTCGACCCGCTGGAAAAGCTGACCCCGCCGATCGCGATCTGCGCCAACCTGCCCTACAACGTCGGCACCGAACTCCTGGTGCGCTGGCTGACCCCGACCGACTGGCCGCCGTTCTGGTCGACGCTGACGCTGATGTTCCAGCGCGAGGTCGCCGAGCGCATCGTGGCGCAGCCGGGATCCAAGGCCTACGGCCGGCTGGCGCTGCTGGCACAGTGGCGCTGCGAGGCGCGCATCGTGATCAGCCTGCCGCCCTCGGCCTTCACCCCGCCGCCCAAGGTCTCCTCGGCCGTGGTGCACCTCAAGGCCCTGCCCGAGCCGCGCTATCCCGCCGATGCCAAGACGCTCGAGCGCGTCGTCGCCATGGCCTTCAACCAGCGCCGCAAGATGCTGCGCGCTGCGCTGAAGGGGCTGGCGCCGGACATCGAGGAGAAGCTCCTGGCCGCGGGCATCGAGCCCACCGAGCGCGCCGAGCAGGTCTCGCTCGAGCAGTTCTGCGCGCTGGCGCGGGTGCTGAAGGGCTGA
- the pdxA gene encoding 4-hydroxythreonine-4-phosphate dehydrogenase PdxA, which translates to MSPAPIALSCGEPSGIGPELAEACWSALGASLPFFWIGEPRHLPGRVPHVVIERAAQAAEAASRGLPVLVQEMPGPRVPGVPQAAQAAGVVAAIERGVQLCLSGEAAALCTLPISKQALAEGCGFAFPGHTEFLAHLGGVPEVVMMLACPELKVVPATIHIALEEVPHALTADLLEARLRITHDAMAGFGIAQPRIAVAGLNPHAGEGGRMGMQEIEMIAPLLERLRAEGMTLLGPLPADTMFHAAARVRYDVAVCMYHDQALIPVKTLGFDEGVNVTLGLPFVRTSPDHGTAFDIAGKGLANPSSTLAALRMAAGLSAGAARG; encoded by the coding sequence ATGAGCCCGGCGCCCATCGCGCTGTCCTGCGGCGAGCCCTCGGGGATCGGCCCGGAACTGGCCGAGGCCTGCTGGTCCGCGCTCGGGGCCTCGCTGCCCTTCTTCTGGATCGGCGAGCCCAGGCACCTGCCGGGCCGCGTGCCGCACGTGGTGATCGAGCGCGCCGCGCAGGCGGCCGAGGCGGCCTCGCGCGGCCTGCCGGTGCTGGTGCAGGAGATGCCCGGGCCGCGCGTGCCCGGCGTGCCGCAGGCGGCGCAGGCGGCGGGGGTGGTCGCGGCGATCGAGCGCGGCGTGCAGCTCTGCCTCTCGGGCGAGGCCGCGGCGCTCTGCACCCTGCCGATCTCGAAACAGGCGCTCGCCGAAGGCTGCGGCTTTGCCTTTCCCGGCCATACCGAGTTCCTCGCCCATCTCGGCGGCGTGCCCGAGGTCGTCATGATGCTCGCCTGCCCCGAGCTGAAGGTGGTGCCCGCCACCATCCACATCGCGCTCGAGGAGGTGCCGCACGCGCTGACCGCCGATCTGCTCGAGGCGCGGCTCAGGATCACCCATGACGCCATGGCGGGCTTCGGCATCGCGCAGCCGCGGATTGCCGTCGCGGGGCTCAACCCCCACGCCGGCGAGGGCGGGCGCATGGGGATGCAGGAGATCGAGATGATCGCGCCGCTGCTCGAGCGGCTGCGCGCCGAGGGCATGACGCTGCTCGGCCCGCTGCCCGCCGACACGATGTTCCACGCCGCCGCCCGCGTCCGCTACGACGTCGCGGTCTGCATGTACCACGACCAGGCGCTGATCCCGGTCAAGACGCTGGGCTTCGACGAGGGCGTCAACGTCACGCTCGGCCTGCCCTTCGTGCGCACCTCGCCCGACCACGGCACCGCCTTCGACATCGCGGGAAAGGGGCTCGCCAACCCCTCCTCGACGCTGGCGGCGCTGCGCATGGCTGCCGGGCTTTCGGCTGGCGCGGCACGGGGGTAA
- a CDS encoding peptidylprolyl isomerase: MQVIPARFLRSVICAAGLAFAPVALSAQSLFAPAILVDEMVITNYEIQQRARMIEVLNSGADPMKLAREQLVDDRLRLQAAKDAGIEPTDEEIRGGMAEFAQRGNLSLEQFITLLGQNGVDEQTFRDFVRAGFAWRQLVQGRFQARANVSDEEVDRALTGTGTGSNVRVLLSEIIIPIRPGTEQQVQSLAERISGYRSTAEFSAAAREYSATATRGEGGRLPWQELSALPPVLRPLVIGLAPGEVTAPIPIQGAVALFQMREVEESGYAAPEIASVDYATYYMAGGRSPETLAKARVLASKIDRCDDLYGVAKGQPAEVLQRQSLPPAEVPTDIAYELSKLDPGEVSTALTRSNGQTLMFLMLCSRTPAVTADADRQQVTMGLRNTRLNQMADAYLAQLRSNAHIVER, encoded by the coding sequence ATGCAAGTGATCCCCGCCCGTTTCCTCCGCTCCGTCATCTGTGCCGCCGGCCTCGCCTTCGCCCCCGTGGCGCTCTCGGCGCAGAGCCTGTTCGCGCCGGCGATCCTCGTCGACGAGATGGTGATCACCAACTACGAGATCCAGCAGCGCGCGCGGATGATCGAGGTGCTGAACTCCGGCGCCGACCCGATGAAGCTCGCGCGCGAGCAGCTGGTGGATGACCGGCTGCGCCTGCAGGCCGCCAAGGATGCCGGCATCGAGCCCACCGACGAGGAGATCCGCGGCGGCATGGCCGAGTTCGCGCAGCGCGGCAACCTCAGCCTCGAACAGTTCATCACCCTGCTCGGCCAGAACGGCGTCGACGAGCAGACCTTCCGCGACTTCGTGCGCGCCGGCTTTGCCTGGCGGCAGCTGGTGCAGGGCCGCTTCCAGGCCCGCGCCAATGTCAGCGACGAGGAGGTCGACCGCGCCCTGACCGGCACCGGCACCGGCTCGAACGTGCGCGTGCTGCTCTCCGAGATCATCATCCCGATCCGTCCCGGCACCGAGCAGCAGGTCCAGAGCCTTGCCGAGCGCATCTCGGGCTACCGCTCGACCGCCGAGTTCTCGGCCGCCGCGCGCGAATATTCCGCCACCGCGACCCGCGGCGAGGGCGGCCGCCTGCCCTGGCAGGAGCTTTCGGCCCTGCCGCCGGTGCTGCGCCCGCTGGTGATCGGCCTCGCCCCGGGCGAGGTCACCGCCCCGATCCCGATCCAGGGCGCCGTGGCGCTGTTCCAGATGCGCGAAGTCGAGGAGAGCGGCTATGCCGCGCCCGAGATCGCCTCGGTCGACTACGCCACCTATTACATGGCCGGCGGCCGCAGCCCCGAGACGCTGGCCAAGGCCCGCGTGCTGGCCAGCAAGATCGACCGCTGCGACGATCTCTACGGCGTCGCCAAGGGCCAGCCGGCCGAGGTGCTGCAGCGCCAGTCGCTGCCGCCCGCGGAAGTGCCGACCGACATCGCCTACGAGCTTTCCAAGCTCGATCCCGGCGAGGTGTCGACCGCGCTCACCCGCTCGAACGGGCAGACGCTGATGTTCCTCATGCTGTGCAGCCGCACGCCCGCGGTGACCGCGGATGCCGACCGCCAGCAGGTGACCATGGGCCTGCGCAACACGCGGCTCAACCAGATGGCCGACGCCTACCTCGCCCAGCTGCGCTCGAACGCGCATATCGTCGAGAGATGA
- the lptD gene encoding LPS assembly protein LptD, with amino-acid sequence MTPQTRLIAAALALSLPLAAALPETLRAQTSTQTAPATGDGPAFLVADEVFVEDGSRLIAQGNVEALQDGTRLAASRIVYDQKAGTLQIEGPIRITDASGNLLLAESAELDEGMRNGILSGARMVMEEQLQLAAVEARRAEGRFTQLSRVAVSSCQVCGADEVPLWSIRAQRVVHDQQAQQIYFEGAQLRVLDVPVFWAPRLRLPDPSLKRTRGFLVPSYRTTTLLGFGVKVPYFVPIGDHQDLTFTPYISPVTKTMELRYRRAFVNGDVEMNGALTRDTLTSDETRGYLFAEGSFGLKNDFRLDFDLKSVSDEAYLNDYDYEDLDRLDSTIDLSRARADDLLRLELAHYQSLRASEKDAELPSWIVDTSYEKRFFPSRIGGELRLGTEVHGHYRTSSEDIVGRDVARLTAEASWRRRWTLDGGIRFGLTSELWFDRYSYWQDSSSDSDVSRAMGGLGVELRWPLVKHAADGSHTLLEPVMQYGIMGGTRVNIVADESTRVEFDEANLLSLSRFPAADRREHGRSLAAGLRWLHEAPAGWRAGLTLGRIWQGEVDEDFSKSSGLDSTLSDWLVAAGYSNDSGLTISARGLLVGMSDVNKAEARVDWSNERIDLGASYLLLVQDPGEERDETQSEWSLEGSYRFATNWTGSAEWRYDLADQRLDRTGVGLQYRNECVQVDFSVTRKYASSTNLEPSTDYGLSVALTGFGTSESAKEYRRQCK; translated from the coding sequence ATGACCCCCCAGACCCGCCTCATCGCGGCGGCGCTGGCCCTGAGCCTGCCGCTTGCCGCCGCGCTGCCCGAGACGCTGCGCGCGCAGACCAGCACCCAGACCGCCCCGGCCACCGGGGACGGGCCGGCCTTCCTCGTCGCCGACGAGGTCTTCGTCGAGGACGGCAGCCGGCTCATCGCGCAGGGCAACGTCGAGGCGCTGCAGGACGGCACCCGCCTTGCCGCAAGCCGCATCGTCTACGACCAGAAGGCCGGCACGCTGCAGATCGAGGGACCGATCCGCATCACCGACGCCTCCGGCAACCTCCTGCTGGCGGAGAGCGCAGAGCTCGACGAGGGGATGCGCAACGGCATCCTGTCGGGCGCGCGCATGGTGATGGAAGAGCAGCTGCAACTCGCCGCCGTCGAGGCGCGCCGTGCCGAGGGACGGTTCACCCAGCTCAGCCGCGTCGCCGTCAGCTCCTGCCAGGTCTGCGGCGCCGACGAGGTGCCGCTCTGGTCGATCCGCGCGCAGCGGGTGGTCCACGACCAGCAGGCGCAGCAGATCTACTTCGAGGGCGCGCAACTGCGCGTGCTCGACGTGCCGGTGTTCTGGGCGCCCCGCCTGCGCCTGCCCGACCCGTCGCTGAAGCGCACCCGCGGCTTCCTCGTGCCCTCCTACCGCACCACCACGCTGCTCGGCTTCGGCGTCAAGGTGCCCTATTTCGTGCCGATCGGCGATCACCAGGACCTCACCTTCACGCCCTACATCTCGCCGGTGACCAAGACGATGGAGCTGCGCTACCGCCGCGCCTTCGTGAACGGCGACGTCGAGATGAACGGCGCGCTGACCCGCGACACGCTGACCTCGGACGAGACCCGCGGCTACCTCTTTGCCGAGGGCAGCTTTGGCCTGAAGAACGACTTCCGGCTCGACTTCGACCTCAAGTCGGTGAGCGACGAGGCCTATCTCAACGATTACGACTACGAGGATCTCGACCGGCTCGACAGCACCATCGACCTGTCGCGCGCCCGCGCCGACGACCTGCTGCGGCTCGAGCTGGCGCATTACCAGTCGCTGCGCGCCTCCGAAAAGGACGCGGAGCTGCCCTCGTGGATCGTCGACACCTCCTACGAGAAGCGCTTCTTCCCCAGCCGCATCGGCGGCGAGCTGCGGCTCGGCACCGAGGTGCACGGCCATTACCGGACCTCGTCCGAGGACATCGTCGGGCGCGACGTGGCGCGGCTCACCGCCGAGGCGAGCTGGCGGCGGCGCTGGACGCTCGACGGCGGCATCCGCTTCGGCCTCACCTCCGAGCTCTGGTTCGACCGCTATTCCTACTGGCAGGACAGCAGTTCTGACAGCGACGTGTCGCGCGCCATGGGCGGGCTCGGGGTCGAGCTGCGCTGGCCGCTGGTCAAGCACGCGGCCGACGGCAGCCACACGCTGCTCGAGCCGGTGATGCAATACGGGATCATGGGCGGCACCCGGGTCAACATCGTCGCCGACGAGAGCACCCGGGTCGAGTTCGACGAGGCCAACCTGCTGTCGCTGTCACGCTTCCCCGCCGCCGACCGGCGCGAGCACGGGCGCAGCCTTGCCGCCGGCCTGCGCTGGCTGCACGAGGCCCCCGCGGGCTGGCGCGCGGGCCTCACCCTCGGCCGGATCTGGCAGGGCGAGGTCGACGAGGATTTCAGCAAGTCCTCGGGCCTCGACAGCACGCTCTCGGACTGGCTGGTCGCCGCCGGCTACAGCAACGACTCCGGGCTCACCATCTCGGCCCGCGGCCTGCTGGTCGGGATGAGCGACGTGAACAAGGCCGAGGCCCGCGTCGACTGGTCCAACGAGCGCATCGATCTCGGCGCCTCCTACCTGCTGCTGGTGCAGGATCCGGGCGAGGAGCGCGACGAGACCCAGTCCGAATGGTCGCTCGAGGGCAGCTACCGCTTCGCCACCAACTGGACCGGCTCGGCGGAATGGCGCTACGACCTTGCCGATCAACGGCTTGACCGCACGGGCGTCGGCCTGCAATACCGCAATGAATGCGTTCAGGTCGACTTCTCGGTGACGCGGAAATACGCGTCCTCGACCAACCTGGAACCGTCCACCGATTATGGCCTCTCCGTCGCCCTGACCGGCTTCGGCACCTCGGAAAGCGCCAAGGAGTATCGACGCCAATGCAAGTGA